One Candidatus Bipolaricaulota bacterium genomic window, GGGTTTTGAACATCGGTGGTGAGGGCCAGCTCGTGGTAGGGGCAGTCTCGGCCACCGCCCTCGCCCTATCGTTTCCGCATTGGCCGGGATGGCTCCTCATCTCCGCCTCCCTCCTCGTCGGGATGATCGCCGGCGCGATCTGGGGTGGACTCGCCGGGTTTCTGAAAGCCTACTTCAACGTGAACGAGATCTTGAGCACGATCATGCTCAACTACATCGCCGTCTTCGGGATGAACTACCTCCTGCGCGGGCCGATGATGGATCCCCTCCAGATAAAGCT contains:
- a CDS encoding ABC transporter permease, producing the protein MGNRRGRDLLVYLTPAAAVLLALLIGAVFLVVLGANPWTAYKALFVGAFGSTNAIADTIVKATPLLFVGLGICISFRGGVLNIGGEGQLVVGAVSATALALSFPHWPGWLLISASLLVGMIAGAIWGGLAGFLKAYFNVNEILSTIMLNYIAVFGMNYLLRGPMMDPLQIKL